CGAGGCGAAACGAAAGAATCCCAAAAGGGTGCCTAAAAGTATGATTGATCGAAAGAAACTTCTTTACGGCGTGGCAGGCTTGCTCGTCGGCTTAGCGGTTGGCTATTGGGCGACTGATTCGCTCAATCGTAATTTTGCCGGAGCGGCCCAGTCAGAGCGCGGGGCTGCCCAAAACGCGGAACTGCCGCCGGATCATCCGCCCATGGGCGGCGCGACAGGCGCAGGATCGCGTGCGGAAACTGCGGATGCTTCAACGGGCGGCGAGCCGCAGGCCGAGGTTGCCGCCGTGCTTCAACAGGCACGCAATGAGCCTTCCAATTTTGAGGCGCAGATGAAAGCGGGGAACTTGTTTTCCCAAATCAAACGCTATGAACAGGCGCTGGAATTTTACGGGAAAGCCCAGCAGCTCAAGCCCAAAGAACACGGCTTGCTAGTCGCGTTGGGCAATGCCAACTTCGATTTGCAGCGCTATCCAGCCGCCGAACGCTGGTACAAAGAGGCGCTCAAGCTTAAACCTGAAGACGTAGACGCGCGCACCGATTTGGGCCTGAGCTATTTCTTGCGTGAGCCGAAGGAATTGGAT
This Acidobacteriota bacterium DNA region includes the following protein-coding sequences:
- a CDS encoding tetratricopeptide repeat protein is translated as MIDRKKLLYGVAGLLVGLAVGYWATDSLNRNFAGAAQSERGAAQNAELPPDHPPMGGATGAGSRAETADASTGGEPQAEVAAVLQQARNEPSNFEAQMKAGNLFSQIKRYEQALEFYGKAQQLKPKEHGLLVALGNANFDLQRYPAAERWYKEALKLKPEDVDARTDLGLSYFLREPKELDKAIAEYRTSLGYNPRHEQSLQNLITALLAKGDKAAVQPYLQQLEQVNPQNQALAQFRAQLN